The DNA region GGTCGAAACCGTCACCGGATACCAGAGGCGCAGCAGCAGGGTCTCGAGGTAAGACGGCAGCCAGTAGGCTTCGGGGTCCGTGGATTCGATCGTGACGAGCGCCTGGTGCGTCGGCACGACATGGCCTTCCGGAACGGCGCGTATACGTACAGGCAGGCGACCGCCGTGGACATCCACGATGCGGCGCCAGCCGTCTTCATTGAAAGGTTCGCCATGCGCGGCGAAGAAGTCGCGCGCCTCGTCGACATGGGCGTGGGTGACGATGCGCCCCAGCTGAGACTTGAGGATGGCCTGCAGGCCGAAAAACACCGTGCTCTCGTACGTGCCGCCGCGCGATTCCACGTAGAAGAACGTGGCGTCCGTCCCGGGCGGGTACTGCAGCCAGTGGCTGGCCTTGTAGCTGTCGGTGTCGAGAACGGGGTTGTCGAGATACGCGGTGCTGTGGGTCGTCATGACCCACAGCATACCTCCGGCGCGACTCAGGCCGCGGTATCCACCAGGACCAGTTCCGCATCGGTCGTCGCGGTGATGCTCAGGCGGGTCTCGTCGCGGATCGCGGCGCCATCGCCCTTGTTCAGCGCCTGGCCGTTGATCTGGACGCTACCGGCCGCCGGCACCATATACGCGTAGCGACCTTCGCCCAGCGCGTATTCCACCGTCTCGCCCGCCTTGACGCTGGCGCCCAGCACGCGGGCGTCGGTGCGGATCGGCAAGGCGTCGCCGTCGCCGGCCATGCCGCTGGCCAGGGTGACGAACTGGCCCGAGCGCTCGCCCTTCGGGAACGGACGGGTACCCCACGACGGCGCCTTGCGCTCGCCGTCCGGGATGATCCAGATCTGGAAGATCCGGGTGGCGTCCGGTTCGGCGTTGTACTCGGCGTGACGGATGCCTGTGCCGGCGCTCATGACCTGCACGTCGCCGGCTTCGGTACGGCCCTTGTTGCCCAGGCTGTCTTCATGGGTGATCGCGCCTTCACGCACATAGGTGATGATCTCCATGTCCGAATGCGGGTGCGCCGGAAAACCGGTGCCTGCGGCGATGGTGTCGTCGTTCCAGACGCGGAGCGCGCCCCAGCCCATACGTTTCTGATCGTGGTACGACGCAAACGAGAAGTGGTGCTTCGCGTCGAGCCAACCGTGGTTGGCGCCGCCGAGGCTGGCGAAGCTGCGGACGTCGATCATGTCGTGCTCCCCCGGGATTACCGGACTGGATGAGTGAATGGGTGTATTTTCCTCTTCCGCACGCGTTGCGGCGCATCGTTCACCGGAACGGATCGTTTCCCGGACGACCTCTTGAGGGTTGCAATCCGGGCCCCCGCGGCCCATCTGGAACGCATGGGCGGTCCGTCCGCCTCCCCACTTTCTGAGGTGTTCGCGGATGATTCCGTTTTCGGTGCTCGACCTGTCCCCCGTTGCCCGTGGCTCCAACCCGGGCGAATCGCTGCGCAACTCGCGCGATCTCGCCCGCCACGCGGAGTCACTGGGTTTCCACCGATACTGGCTGGCCGAGCATCACAACATGACCGGCATCGCCAGCGCGGCCACCTCGGTCGTGATCGGCTATATCGCGGAAGGGACGAGCACGATTCGCGTAGGCTCGGGCGGCGTCATGCTGCCCAACCATGCGCCGCTGGTGATCGCCGAGCAGTTCGGTACGCTGGCCTCGCTATACCCGGGTCGTATCGACCTCGGTCTGGGTCGCGCACCGGGCACCGATCAGGGCACGGCCCGTGCGCTGCGTCGCTCCATGGGGCCCAGCGACGACCGTTTCCCGGACGACGTGCAGGAACTGCAGATGTTCCTGGGCCCGCAGCTGCCTGGTCAGACGGTGCGTGCCGTGCCGGGCATGGATACCAACGTGCCGATCTGGTTGCTGGGTTCCAGCCTGTTCAGCGCGCAGCTCGCCGCGCACCTCGGCCTGCCCTTTGCCTTCGCCTCGCATTTCGCGCCCGACATGATGATGAAGGCGCTCGAGGTCTACCGGCACATGTTCCGTCCGTCCGCCGTGCTCGATAAGCCCTACGCGATGCTCGGCATCAACGTGGTCGCGGCCGACACGGATGAGGAAGCACGCAAGCTGTTCACCTCGCAACAGCAGGCGTTCTGGAATCTGCGTCGTGGCGCACCGGGTCTGTTGCCGCCGCCGGTGAATTCGATGGAGGGCGTGTGGACGCCGATGGAAAAGGCGCAGGTCGACCATGCGCTGTCGTGTGCCGTGGTCGGTTCGCCCGACAGCGTCCGCGACGGGCTCGAGGCGTTCATCGCGCGCACCGGTGCCGACGAGCTGATTATCACCGCCCAGATCTTCGATCACGAAGCACGCAAGCGCTCGTACAGCATCGTGTCCGCGCAGCACGCGGTGCTGGCCGCTCGCGCCGCGGCCTGAGGCTCACGTGCGCGTCGTCCTGGACACCAACGTCTGCCTCGACGCGTTCGTCTTCGGCGATCCGCGTGCCGCGACGCTGCTTGCGGCGATCGAGTCAGGCGACGTCGAGGCGGTGACGCGCGCGGATTGCCGCAACGAATGGCTGGCGGTGCTGGACTATCGGGCGTTGAAGCTGGAACAGGCGCGACGCATGGCGGCCGAGATGTTCTTCGATCGCCTCGTCGCGGTGTTGCCCACGGAAGTGCCCGCTGTGAAACCGCCCCGCTGCCGCGACCCGGACGACCAGAAGTTTCTCGAGCTGGCGATGGCATCCGGCGCCGCGGTGCTGTTCTCCCGCGACGCCGAGGTGTTGAAGCTCGGCAAGCGTACCGCGCGCGAAGGCTGGTTCCAGATCATGAAGCCCGAAGACTGGCAACGCACCCCGTAGGAGCGCGCCCCGCGCGCGAAAGCCCGTCTACCTCAGTCCACCGGCACCAGCGCGATAAAATTCCGCAAACTGTAATAAGCCTCATGCCTCGGCCATTCCACGGACGCGATCGCCTTGTGCCCCGCCGTCCATGGCTCGTTGTCGAGCAACACCTCGACCTGCGACTTACCGTCGCCCACGTTGCCGTAAAACACGCGAATCCAGTGCACGTCGTTCGTCAGCGGCGCGGTGGCGATCGCCGCCTCGAGAGCCGACAACCCGTCCTCCGGAATCTCCACTGGCGCATCCTGCTCACCACGCAGCGTGAAATCGCCGACGTAAACGGTAAACCGATGCGCGCCGGCGGTCAGCTCATGCACGGCCAGCTTACGCTTGTCGACCAGGTGCCAGCACGCGGCCAGCACGACGTAGAAATCGTTACGCGCGAAGCTGTCCAGCGCATCGCGGCAACCCGCTTTGCCCGTGCCGATGCCACCGAAGCTCTCTTCGATCGTGCGCTCTTCGTCCAGGACGATGTCGATGTCCAGGCGGCCCATGCCGCCATCCTTGCCTTCATGCCAGATGCCGCGCAGCGCGGGAAAGTCGTCGCCCTCGGTCAGCAGCCAGTCTTCGTCCGGCTCGAGGCCTACCTCGTGTTCGGCGAAAAGGTCGATCAGGTGGTTCTGGATAAGACGGTCCATGGTTCGTCCGTTCGGGGAATGGGGTAATTATGCGTCGTCGGCGAGCTTGCCGAGCGCGACAGCGGCTGCCGGATTGCGTTCCTTGGCGGCGGAAATGAAGAAGACGAAGGCATCGCGCGGCTGGCCGGACGCCTGCGGCTCGACGACATGCGGCAGGTCAGCCGGGTCGTCGCCTGCCGTCCACGCCGCCGCGTGGGCAGCCCATGCCTTCAGTTCCTTCGCAGGATAGCCGTGCTTCTCCCTGGCCCGGCTGCGCATGAGCCGCGCGTAGACGAAGGGGCCGGTCAGATCCGCGAATGAGGGGTGATCGGGAGAATCGGTGAACACAGTGGCGACGCCACGGTCCCGGGCCAGCGTCAGCCAGCGCTCGTCCATGAAGCTCTCGTGGCGCACCTCGACAGCGTGGCGTAATGCCACGCCCTCATGACGATCCGGCAGCACGTCGAGGAAGCCGGCGATATCGTCGGGATCGAACTTGCGCGTGGGCAGGAACTGCCATAGCACGGCTCCCAGCCGGTCACCCAGGCCGATGGCGCCATCGAGAAACCGCCCGATCCGCTCGCCCGTCGAGGCGAGGGCGCGACTCTGCACGATATGCCGCGGCGCTTTCACCGAAAACACGAAATCGTCCGGCGTTTCCGCAGCCCAGCGTCGATACGTGTCGATATCGGGCGATCGGTAGTAGGTACCGTTGATCTCGATGGCCGACACCTGCCTGCTGGCGTATTCGAGCTCCCGCTTCTGGACCAGCCCCTCCGGATAGAACGGCCCGCGCCAGGGCGCGAACGTCCAACCGCCCATGCCCGTATACAGGCGGCCCGGGGCCTTTTTCGTCGGTTTGGAACGTTTCGTCGCCATCGGGCGATGCTCGCAAGGCCATGGTGGAGAGCACGTCTTTACATGCGCCGGCGCATACGCTTCGGCGATACTGGGACGATGACACCCATCCGAATCATGACCGTCGACGATCATCCGCTCCTCCGTGAGGGGATCGCGGCCGTGATCGAAGGCCAGCACGGGCTCACCCTGGTGGCCGAGGCGGGTAGTGGTGAAGAAGCCATCGAACGCTACCGGGCGTATCGCCCGGACCTTACCCTCATGGACCTGCAGATGCCCGGTATCGGCGGCATCGCGGCGATCGAGGCGATCCGCGCCGAGTTCCCCGACGCCCGCATCCTGGTACTGACGACCTACCGCGGCGACGTGCAGGCACTGCGTGCGTTTCGCGCGGGTGCGCAGGGTTACCTGCTGAAGAGCGAGCTGCGCAAAGAGATGCTGACCACCATCCATCAGATCATGGACGGCAAGCGACGCGTGCCGGAAGAGATCGCCCAGGAAATGGCCGGTCATGCCGGGGACGATGAGCTCACGCCGCGCGAAACCCAGGTCATTACCCACGTGGCCCGCGGCGAGGCCAACCGCGATGTGGCCGCCTCACTCGGCATCGCCGAGGAAACGGTCAAGGCGCACATGAAGAGCATCCTGGCGAAGCTGCAGGCCAACGACCGCACCCATGCCGTCGCCATCGCGCTTCGGCGCGGCATCATCGAACTCTGAGGCGTCAGCCCGGGGACTATCCTTCGATGAATTTGATCTGAGAATCATTCGCACTTACGATGGCCGCTTTTCCGCACGCCCGGTGGCCCTCTCGTTATGACCGCTCGCCCGCGCCGCTTTCGTGCCTGGCTGAAAACGCTGCACCTCTGGCTCGGGCTCACGCTGGGCCTGTTGCTGGCGCTGGTGACTCTGTCCGGCAGCGTGCTGCTCTTCGAGGAGCCGCTGTTCGTCGGCAGCCATCCCGCGCTCGCCGACCGGCCCCTGCCCGACCTGGCCAGTCAGGGGCATGGGCTTTCGGCCATCCTCGCTTCACCCGCGGGCAAGGGCATGCGCGGCGTCTCGCTGCCCGACGCCGAACTTCCCGTGTGGGAAGCCCAGGAACGCGGCGGTAATCGCGCGTACTACGACGCAGGCACGGGCGAGCTGCTGCTGAAGCGCAAGCTCGCTGGCGATCCCCTGCTGATGCTGCTCGACTGGCACACGCACCTGCTCACGGGCGAGGTCGGTGAAACCGTGCTGGGCGTGGTCGCCTTCACGGGCCTTTTCATGCTTTTCTCCGGAGTGTGGCTGTACTGGCCGGGCCGCCAGCGCGCGATCAGGCATCTGCAGCCGCACACGAATCCGCCCACCCTTCGCTGGGCAAGCTTCCACCGTGCGGTGGGTGTCATCGCCCTGCCCCTGCTCATCGTGATGATCGGTACCGGCACCACGATGGCTTACCGCGGCGCCGTGCGTAACGGTCTCGCCGCCGCCTTCAGCGAGCCGGCGCGCCCGAAACCACCGAAGGTCGCCCCGGCCTCCGTAAGCATCGACTGGGCCCGCGTGCTCGTGGCGGCGCAGGCCGCCGCGCCGGATGCCGTGATCACCCGCCTGATCCTGCCGTCGAAGGAAAGCGGTACCGTGGTGGCCCGTATCCGCCGTCCCGGGGAATGGAATCGCGCCGGCCGCAGCTCGCTGTGGATCGACCCTGCCACGGCGACCGTGCTGGGCGGCGACGATGCGACGAAGCTGGGGCCAGGCGGCCGCCTGGCCAACGCGTTGTTCCCGATCCATTCCGCCGCCGTGGGTGGCTTGCTCTGGCGCGTCGTTGCCTGTTTCACCGGCCTGCTGCCGATGTTTCTGCTGGTGACGGGGTTTCTGTTCTGGCGGGCACGTCAGCGAAGGCCTAAAGCCAGGGACCGGTAAGCCGCGGCACCGCGCATTCCGTGCCATCGCCGCGACAGAATCCCGCCCCTCCACGGTCCCGCGCGGCGCCCTATCCTGCGGATCTCCAGTCCCAGGGAATCACACCATGCGCCGCACCCTGTCCGCCCTCGCCGCCTGTATCGCCCTGCCCGCCTCCGCGGCCATGAACCCGGCGTGGACCGAGCCGGTCGCGCCGCATGTCATCTATGGCAACACGTACTTCGTCGGCACCAGGGGACTGTCCTCGATCCTGATCACCTCACCGCAGGGCCATGTGCTGATCGATGCGACGCTGCCGGAGAACGCGACGCTGGTTGAAGCCAATATCCGCAAGCTCGGCTTCCGCATCGAGGACATCAAGCTGATCCTCAACTCGCACGCGCATGCCGATCACGCGGGCGGTATCGCCAGGCTGGCGCGCGATACCGGCGCACCGGTGCGAGCCACGGCGGCGGCCGCCAGGGAACTTGCTCTTGGCGGCAACGACGTGGACGATCCGCAGCATGGGGAAGCACCCTTGTATCCCGCGGTAGAAGCGAAGGGAGACATCGTGGAAGGCAGCGTCGTCCGCGTTGGCTCACTCACGCTGACGGCGCACCTCACGCCGGGACACACGCCGGGAGGCACGGCGTGGACATGGCAATCGTGCGAGGGCGCGGCCTGCAAGCAGATCGTGTTCGCGGATAGTCTCGGCGCCTTCGCCGCGGACGGCTATCGCTTTGCGGATCATCCCGCGTATGTCACGGCTTACCGGCTATCCATCCAGCGCCTCGGGGCGTTACAACCGTGCGATGTGCTGCTCGCGCCGCACCCGGAACAGGCCGAAGGCAAGACCTGCGCCACCTACGCCGATGCAGGCAGGCGGAAACTGGAAGAGCGCCTGGCGAAAGAGACGGCTCACTGACGCTGCATCTCCGTCGCCACTTGCCGCAGGGCCGTTACACCTGCCGCGTCAGCATCGATGCGATGCGCGCGTCTTTCTCCGCCCAGAGCTCGTTGACCCATGTCTGAAAGCGCTCGCGGAACACGGCATCGCCTTCGTAATCGCCGCGCATGGCGGACGGGATGGGGATGCGACGGATGTGGATACGAATCTCGCGGATGCGTCCCGCGATCATGTCCATCATCGAGGTCGGACCATCGGGGTAAACGATGGTCACATCGAGAATCTGCCGTATCGCATCGCCCATCGCGTCGATGACGAACGCGACGCCACCCGCCTTGGGACGCAGCAGATGCTTGTACGGCGAACCCTGCGCGTCGTGCTTCGCCGGCGTGAATCGCGTGCCTTCGGTGAAGTTCATGATCGCGACCGGCAGGTGACGGAACTTTTCGCACGCGCGACGCGTCGCCTCGCGATCCTTGCCGCGCAGCTCCGGCCTGGCCTCGAGTTCCTGGCGTGAATGACGCTTCATGAAGGGGAAATCGAGCGCCCACCAGGCGGGTCCGAGCAGCGGCACCCAGATCAGCTGGCTCTTCAGGAAGAAGCGCATGAACGGAATGCGGCGGTTGAACACTTTCTGCAGCGCCGGAATATCGACCCAGCTCTGGTGATTGCACACGACCAGATAATTCTCACGTGGACTGAGGTCCTGGTCGCCCTCGACCAGCCAGCGCGTGCGAGTGAATACGCCGAACATCCAGCCATTGAAGCCAAGCCAGCTCTCGGCGATCCACACCAGCATTCTCGAAACGCCCCGGCGCAGGACCTGCAAGGGCAGGATCAGGCGCACCAGCGTCAGCAGGAACAACGGCGTCACATGCAGCACCGTGTTGGCGAGCAGCAGCACGCAGGCGAGGGGTATGCGCAGGAAGGCGGGAAGCGAGGCGAGCATGAAGGGCCGGCTTGGTGGAGATGGCGCAGTTTACAGGGTCGGCGCGCTCATTGACCCGCCAGCTTGCGGGTGACCGAATCCAGGCTCTGTTTCACGCTGTCGATTCCCTCCCAGGGGTCTTTCTTCAGTCGGGCCAGCCGCTTAGGTGTGGACCGGATGTCGAACGCCGCGCCTGAACGCACCTTGCCAAGCTCCTCCCAGCGCAGCGGTACCGCCACGGGGGCGCCGGTCCGCGACCGTAGCGAGTACGACGCCACGGCGGTGGCGCCGCGCCCGTTGCGCAGATAATCGACATAGATCCGGCCTTGCCGGAATCGCTTGGTCGCGGTGGCGACGAACTCCAGCGGATGCAGCGCGGCGAGCGCTTCGGCAAACCCGCGTGCGAAAGCCTTCACTTCCTTCCACGGCACGCCGGGATTCAGCGGAACAACGACGTGAAGGCCCTTGCCTCCTGTGGTGCGAACGAACGACACCAGTCCGAGGTCGGCAAGGAAACCGCGCGTCATCCGTGCCGCGGCCACGACGCGCGACCACGCGACGTCGTCACCCGGGTCAAGGTCGAACACGACGCGATCCGCCACATCGGGACTGTCGACGTGCGAGCCCCAGGGGTGAAACTCCACGGCGCCGAACTGCAGCAGTTCCATGACGCCCGTCTCGTCACGTGGATACAGATAGACCGCCTGCGCACCCGTCTCCTCCTTGAGCTTCGCCTGACCCGTATGTTCGAGGCCGGCCACCATGTGCTTCTGAAAGAAACACGGTGAATCGATGCCGCCGGGACAGCGGATGGTCGAGGTCGGGCGGTCATGGATGCCGGGCAGCAGCCATGGCATGACGTGCTTGTAGTAGTCGACGACGTCCTGCTTGCTGATCTTGTCAGCGGGAAAGACGAGACGGTCCGGATGGGTGATGGTAATCGTCCTGGCGGGAGCGGGTTTCGACGCCGCCTTCTTCCCGGTTCGCTTCGTCGTCTTGTCGGCACTGCGTTTTTCCGACGACGCGCGATCGCTGTCGCCCAGATCCTCGACGGACTTGTCGACGCGCAGGGCCTTGAGGCTAGGCTGACGCAGAAGTGTCTTGTTGCCGATGCCGCGGAAATAGACTTCGGCGACGACAGCGGGCTGGACCCATAACGCGCCACGCAGCATCGGGTCGATGTTCTCGATGCGCACCCCGGGTTTTTTCGTGCCGCCTCTGGCCAGCGTGTCGCCGAGGTCGCGCAGCATCGCATCGGTAAAACCCGTGCCCACGCGCCCTGCGTAGGTCCAGCTTCCTTTTCCGTTCGGTCGCGCGAGAAGCAACGATCCGAACGCAAGTCGCGAGCCCTTGGCCGGCGTGTATCCGACGACGGCGAACTCGTCGCTCTCCAGCCGTTTGATCTTCTGCCAGTCGTCGCCGCGCCCGCCGTGGTAACCCCCGTCGACACGTTTGGCGATGATGCCTTCGAGCTTCTGCTCCATCGCCATGGCGAAGACATCGTCGCCATGGCCCACGGTATGCGAGCTGAAACCAAGGTGGGCGGGTGCATGAGCGAGCAGGCGCTGAAGGAGTGCCTTACGCTCGATCAACGGCACGCGACTCAGGTCGTGTCCCTGAATAAAGGGGAGGTCGAACAGCATGTAGACCAGCGGCGCCTGCGCCTCACCGGACAGCGTGCGCTGCAGCGCGTTGAAGTCACTGCGGCCTTCGCCATCCAGTGCGATGAGTTCGCCATCGAGGCGCGCGCTGTCCAGGCCGAGCGCTTCCAGCGCCTGCACGATCTCGGGCAGGCGCTCGTTCCATGGCAACCCGTTACGCGACCACAGCCTTGCCTTCCCCTTGAGCAGTGTCGCAACGATGCGATAGCCGTCCCACTTGACCTCGTGCAGCCACGCGTCGCCCTGCGGTGGCACCTCGCGCAGACGCGCAAGCTGAGGAGCGAAGAAGTCGCCGGACGCCTTTGCCTTGCGTGAGCCGTCGAGCGCCACCGCCGCCGTCGTCAGCACGGCCGTGGACACCTTGCGGACCTTCGGGACGACCTTGTCGCGAGCCGTGGACCGGGCGGCCGCACTGCGCTTCGCCGGGGTCTTCGCGGCACGACGCGTGCTTTCGCGCATCGTCGCATCGAGCAGGTCGTCGGCTTCGACATCGCCGGCATACGCGTCCTCGGCCTTGATCAGGAACCATGCGGGCTGGCGTTCCTTCCTGCCGCTGCGTACCAGGTGCCACGTTCCCTTGAGCCGTTCGCCGAACAACTCGAACACCAGATGTCCCTTGTGCAGCTGAGCCTCGGCGTCGCCACGGGTTGCCCATACGCCGCGGTCGAAAAGATCGACATGACCCTTGCCATACCCTTCGGCGATATCGCCTTCGAAGTCCGCGTAAGACACCGGGTGATCCTCCACCTCCACGGCGAGGCGCTTCACCTTCGGGTCATAACTCGGGCCCTCGGGCACGGCCCAGCTGCGCAGCGTATCGCCTACCTGCAGACGAAAATCGAAGTGACGACGTGAAGCATGGTGCAGCTGGACGACGAAGATGGCACGTCCGGCGCGAGCGGAGCCTTCGGGAGCCGGCTCGCGCGTACGTCCGAAGTTTCGCTTGCGCTTGTACTCGTGCAGGCTCATCCCGCGATCATTGATGAGGTGCGGTGAATGCGCCGTGGAGCGGGCAGGGCGCCGACATCCCATTTTCAGAATCGCCGTATGGGGTCCGGTCGGTCTGACAGGCAGAGTGGCCGGGCCCATTCCCGAGCGAGTCCCCTCATGTGCTCCTGCCCCTGCCGCGCCTCCTTTCTCGCCGTCGTCATGGCCGTCGCCGCGTCCACCATACCTGGGATGGCATCGGCAGGTTGCATAACGCATCCATCGCAGGGTGTCGGTCAGGCCCTTTCCTTCGGGACGGTATCCGTGCCGGCCGGGACCGCGCGCGGTACGGTGCTCGCGGAGAAGAGCACAGCCGCGTGGAACGCACCCCAGTTCAAATGCATCAAGCCGACGCGTACGGGCAGCCTGGCCTTGTTCGGCTCACCCAGTGCCCTGGGCGACAACATCTATGAAACCAACGTGCCCGGTGTCGGCATCCGGGTCTATTTCTTCAACAGCAGCTACGGTGAGCGTGTCCTTCCGGAGCGCGAATTCATCCCCTGGACCTTCAAGGGTCAGCTGTCGAACGCTCACTTCCGCGTGCAGCTGATCAAGACGGGCGAGGTCACCACGGGCGGTAACCTGTCTACCGGGACGCTGGCACGTGCCGGATACGACGACCAGTCTCAGGTCTGGGTCGATCTTATGGACGCGCGTATCGAGCCGCAACGACCGACCTGCGCCTTTGCCTCCAGGCACCTCGTCTTCGCACTCGGCAATGTCGACGCACGCGATCTCAAGCTGGCGGGCAGCAGTCACTGGGCGACGCAGTCGCTTGTCGTTACAGGATGCACGAACGCCACGCAGATGCTGATGAGTTTTACCGGCACGCCCGACGCCAACGAGGCGTCGCTGTTCAAGCTGAGCGGCTCGGGGGCGGCGACAGGCGTCGCCATCGAGCTACGCAGCGACGACCCCGACGCCCAGGCCCTCCCCAATAACCCGACTCCGCTCGTCCTGCCTGTCCGCACGGAAGGGCAGCAGCTGGGGTTTCGGGCGCGGTACCGGACGACGGGGGCGGACATCGCTCCCGGTGTCGCCAATGCTCACATCACCGTCAATGTGGCTTATCGCTGAGGTCGAAACCGCCAGGAGCCACGTCCAGAGTTGTCGATCAGGTCGTGCCATCGCTAGGCTGCGGTTTCGACCGCCAAAAAGCCCACCGACATGCGCCGTTCCGACGTCCCTTCGATCCTTCTGCCGCGCCGCCGGTTTGTGCAGGGGCTGACTACGGCGGGCGTCGGTCTCGGGTTGGGATTGATCCGGCCAGCCTGGGCCACGGAGCCGATGTCGCCGGCGTCGTTATTGGCCGGCAACGCCATGGACCTGGAGATTCGCGAAGCTTCCGCGGACTTCACGGGCCGGGCGCGCCGTGCGGTAACGGTCAACGGCGGCGTTCCGGGTCCCACCTTGCGCTGGAAGGAAGGCGAGACCGTCAGCCTGCACGTGCAAAACCATCTCGACAGGACGTCATCGATCCACTGGCACGGTTTGATCGTGCCCGCCCATCAGGACGGCGTGCCTGGCATCAGTTTCGACGGCATCCCGGCAGGATCCAGCTTCACCTATCGCTTTCCGGTCCGGCAGTCGGGTACGTACTGGTACCACGCGCACAGTCGATTTCAGGAACAAAGCGGCCTCTATGGCGCGATCGTCATCGAGCCGAAAGAGGGTGAGCGTCACGTCGCCGATCGGGACTATGTTCTCCTGATCAGCGACTGGACCGACGAAGATCCCGAACGCGTCTATGCAAAGCTGCGGACCCGAAGCGACGTCTACAACTACGGACAGCCGACGCTATCCGATTTCCTCCGGGATGCACGCGCCAAAGGCCTGGGCGAGGCCGCGTCGATGCGCAGCATGTGGAATCGCATGCGCATGAATATGAGCGACCTTGCCGACGTATCCGGCGCGACCTACACGTACCTGGTGAATGGAGCGACTCCGGCGGCCAACTGGACAGGTCTGTTCCGGCCCGGCGAGCGCGTGCGCCTACGGCTCATCAACGGTTCGTCCAATTCGATTTTCGACCTGCGTATTCCCGGGCTGCGCCTGCGTGTGATCGCAGCCGATGGTCAGGACGTCGAGCCCGTGCTCGTGGATGAATTGCGACTCTCGGCGGCCGAGACCTATGACGTTATCGTGGAGCCGGGCGACGATCGCGCCTACACGATCTTCGCTCAGTCCATCGATCGCTCAGGCTACGCGCGCGCCACGCTTGCGCCGCGAGAAGGTATGGCGGCCGCCGTACCGCCGCTCGATCCGCGCCCACGGCTGGCCATGCGCGACATGATGGGTTCGATGGGGGATGACGCCGCCGATGACAGCGGCATGGTCATGGCTCACCACGCGCGTTCCGAGTATGGAGCCGGCGTGGACATGCGCGTGGACATGCCGCGCACCAACCTGGACGACCCGGGCGTCGGCCTGCGCGATCGTGCGCATCGCGTCCTGACCTATGCGGACCTGCATACCCTCGGCGGCGCGCTCGATACGCGCGAGCCCTCGCGTACGATCGAACTTCACCTTACCGGCAACATGGGACGCTTCATGTGGTCGTTCGATGGCCTGAAATATTCCGAGGCGAAGCCGGTGCATTTCCGCTCGGGCGAGCGTCTTCGCGTGACGCTGGTCAACGACACCATGATGAATCACCCCATTCATCTGCATGGCATGTGGAGCGAGATCGAATCTCCCGACGGCGCGTTTCAGGTACGCAAACACACCGTCAACATCCAGCCCGCGCAGCAGGTGAGTTATGCGGTGACGGCGGACAACCCCGGACGCTGGGCGTTTCACTGTCACATGCTCTATCACATGGAAGCGGGCATGTTCCGCGAAGTGGTGGTGTCATGACGTGGCGTGCCGCGCTGGTGGCGCTGGCGATGATGCCGGGTATCGTCGCGGCCCA from Luteibacter mycovicinus includes:
- a CDS encoding fimbrial protein; translation: MASAGCITHPSQGVGQALSFGTVSVPAGTARGTVLAEKSTAAWNAPQFKCIKPTRTGSLALFGSPSALGDNIYETNVPGVGIRVYFFNSSYGERVLPEREFIPWTFKGQLSNAHFRVQLIKTGEVTTGGNLSTGTLARAGYDDQSQVWVDLMDARIEPQRPTCAFASRHLVFALGNVDARDLKLAGSSHWATQSLVVTGCTNATQMLMSFTGTPDANEASLFKLSGSGAATGVAIELRSDDPDAQALPNNPTPLVLPVRTEGQQLGFRARYRTTGADIAPGVANAHITVNVAYR
- a CDS encoding acyltransferase, whose protein sequence is MLASLPAFLRIPLACVLLLANTVLHVTPLFLLTLVRLILPLQVLRRGVSRMLVWIAESWLGFNGWMFGVFTRTRWLVEGDQDLSPRENYLVVCNHQSWVDIPALQKVFNRRIPFMRFFLKSQLIWVPLLGPAWWALDFPFMKRHSRQELEARPELRGKDREATRRACEKFRHLPVAIMNFTEGTRFTPAKHDAQGSPYKHLLRPKAGGVAFVIDAMGDAIRQILDVTIVYPDGPTSMMDMIAGRIREIRIHIRRIPIPSAMRGDYEGDAVFRERFQTWVNELWAEKDARIASMLTRQV
- the ligD gene encoding DNA ligase D produces the protein MSLHEYKRKRNFGRTREPAPEGSARAGRAIFVVQLHHASRRHFDFRLQVGDTLRSWAVPEGPSYDPKVKRLAVEVEDHPVSYADFEGDIAEGYGKGHVDLFDRGVWATRGDAEAQLHKGHLVFELFGERLKGTWHLVRSGRKERQPAWFLIKAEDAYAGDVEADDLLDATMRESTRRAAKTPAKRSAAARSTARDKVVPKVRKVSTAVLTTAAVALDGSRKAKASGDFFAPQLARLREVPPQGDAWLHEVKWDGYRIVATLLKGKARLWSRNGLPWNERLPEIVQALEALGLDSARLDGELIALDGEGRSDFNALQRTLSGEAQAPLVYMLFDLPFIQGHDLSRVPLIERKALLQRLLAHAPAHLGFSSHTVGHGDDVFAMAMEQKLEGIIAKRVDGGYHGGRGDDWQKIKRLESDEFAVVGYTPAKGSRLAFGSLLLARPNGKGSWTYAGRVGTGFTDAMLRDLGDTLARGGTKKPGVRIENIDPMLRGALWVQPAVVAEVYFRGIGNKTLLRQPSLKALRVDKSVEDLGDSDRASSEKRSADKTTKRTGKKAASKPAPARTITITHPDRLVFPADKISKQDVVDYYKHVMPWLLPGIHDRPTSTIRCPGGIDSPCFFQKHMVAGLEHTGQAKLKEETGAQAVYLYPRDETGVMELLQFGAVEFHPWGSHVDSPDVADRVVFDLDPGDDVAWSRVVAAARMTRGFLADLGLVSFVRTTGGKGLHVVVPLNPGVPWKEVKAFARGFAEALAALHPLEFVATATKRFRQGRIYVDYLRNGRGATAVASYSLRSRTGAPVAVPLRWEELGKVRSGAAFDIRSTPKRLARLKKDPWEGIDSVKQSLDSVTRKLAGQ
- a CDS encoding copper resistance system multicopper oxidase, whose product is MRRSDVPSILLPRRRFVQGLTTAGVGLGLGLIRPAWATEPMSPASLLAGNAMDLEIREASADFTGRARRAVTVNGGVPGPTLRWKEGETVSLHVQNHLDRTSSIHWHGLIVPAHQDGVPGISFDGIPAGSSFTYRFPVRQSGTYWYHAHSRFQEQSGLYGAIVIEPKEGERHVADRDYVLLISDWTDEDPERVYAKLRTRSDVYNYGQPTLSDFLRDARAKGLGEAASMRSMWNRMRMNMSDLADVSGATYTYLVNGATPAANWTGLFRPGERVRLRLINGSSNSIFDLRIPGLRLRVIAADGQDVEPVLVDELRLSAAETYDVIVEPGDDRAYTIFAQSIDRSGYARATLAPREGMAAAVPPLDPRPRLAMRDMMGSMGDDAADDSGMVMAHHARSEYGAGVDMRVDMPRTNLDDPGVGLRDRAHRVLTYADLHTLGGALDTREPSRTIELHLTGNMGRFMWSFDGLKYSEAKPVHFRSGERLRVTLVNDTMMNHPIHLHGMWSEIESPDGAFQVRKHTVNIQPAQQVSYAVTADNPGRWAFHCHMLYHMEAGMFREVVVS